Proteins from one Desulfonema limicola genomic window:
- a CDS encoding S-layer homology domain-containing protein: MSIKKIITLITLINIFIFINNVFAEYPLCIGNDYEQKQPVEGIKLPFVSIITDVQEIAENGVIQLTADAEIDQQGKAFFYWCADKGHFEYNSTINSDFRVVNYIAPFVSQDEIVKITVQVGDTLGYIDTDTITIKVSKLENVLVKTLNRINGDIQILPINPDILQGIGIVKINGKDIQTNWTSDSITFNIYNAIGQTFDSLYQPVHIEIYGANNNKLYTGYYPFKDVAPNEWYSRPIIKLWKEGVLSGYTESDSNEFKPNKGANRAEYINVAVIADEKANEPTRTYTSYTNSFNDVNADDWFAKYVQYAKDQNIAQGCNPADNLFCPDDTINRAEAVTITDRTFDSLQATLETYKQGKIPSKKFTDVTDAGKWYYPFVYTAMEEMLVNGYSDGSFRPEAPVTRAEMAKINCIAAFGVKDCMFTGELNTPFVTSVFPRTAALDELTTFTVKGYNLPGTTAFWIDQCENIQSLGGTAEEQKFTCTPSYTAGTKDGVVKDQTDGAELYNFTINITETLPVVNSVSPLTATFEEPTIFTVSGENLPDTTAFWIADCADLQDLGGDANQHKFQCTPSNTAGIKNGVVKDQPEGTELLKFTINVQDEYIPPVNNEPVVNSVTPTNAKYQELTTFTVTGSNLPETTSYWIDDCDNLQDLGGTSEQRQFQCTPINSTGIKDGVVKDMSGDAGNILENFTVNVQDEVTPPPPVGDTVVYSVKPDTGTLGVKTTFTVTGENLPDTTAFWIDECINPTPLSGGTSEIRKFTCTPGYKTGSHDGEVKDKPQGTILYDDFSVNFLFGTPKVDSVTPKTVNAGQPTVFTVEGSSLPDTTVIWIDGCMELVSFEGDANKRTFQCTPSGTDSKNGVVKDKSGGTELLKFTVNVQ, from the coding sequence AAAGGTCATTTTGAATATAATTCAACGATAAATTCTGATTTCAGAGTTGTTAATTACATTGCACCATTTGTTTCACAAGATGAAATTGTAAAAATCACTGTACAAGTAGGTGATACTTTAGGATATATAGATACTGATACAATAACCATTAAAGTATCTAAACTTGAAAATGTTCTTGTTAAAACTCTCAATAGAATTAATGGAGATATTCAAATATTACCTATAAATCCAGATATTTTACAAGGTATCGGTATAGTTAAAATTAATGGCAAGGACATACAAACTAACTGGACTTCTGATAGCATTACATTCAATATATACAATGCTATCGGTCAAACCTTTGATTCCCTTTACCAGCCTGTTCATATAGAAATATACGGTGCTAATAACAATAAACTCTACACGGGATACTACCCATTCAAAGATGTAGCACCTAACGAATGGTATTCAAGACCTATAATAAAACTCTGGAAAGAAGGCGTTTTATCTGGTTATACTGAATCAGACTCAAATGAATTTAAACCAAATAAAGGTGCAAACCGGGCTGAGTATATCAATGTTGCCGTTATCGCTGATGAAAAAGCAAATGAGCCAACCAGAACCTATACTTCATATACAAACAGCTTTAACGATGTAAATGCAGATGACTGGTTTGCTAAATACGTCCAATATGCAAAAGACCAAAACATTGCTCAAGGCTGCAACCCGGCAGACAATCTGTTCTGTCCAGACGATACCATAAACAGGGCAGAAGCCGTTACAATAACAGATCGAACCTTTGACAGCCTTCAAGCAACCCTTGAAACATATAAACAAGGTAAAATACCTTCCAAAAAATTTACAGATGTTACAGATGCAGGCAAATGGTATTATCCCTTTGTTTATACTGCAATGGAAGAAATGCTGGTCAACGGTTACTCAGACGGTTCATTCAGACCGGAAGCCCCTGTTACCAGGGCAGAAATGGCAAAAATCAACTGCATTGCCGCATTTGGTGTAAAAGACTGTATGTTCACGGGTGAATTGAACACACCATTTGTTACATCAGTATTTCCAAGAACCGCAGCCCTTGATGAATTAACAACCTTCACAGTGAAAGGGTATAATTTACCGGGCACCACAGCATTCTGGATTGACCAGTGCGAAAATATTCAAAGTCTGGGCGGTACAGCAGAAGAACAAAAATTTACCTGCACTCCAAGCTACACAGCCGGAACCAAAGACGGTGTTGTTAAAGACCAGACAGATGGAGCAGAACTTTATAACTTTACAATAAATATAACTGAAACCCTCCCTGTTGTTAATTCTGTCTCCCCTCTGACAGCCACATTTGAAGAACCGACTATTTTTACCGTATCAGGTGAAAATCTTCCAGATACAACAGCATTCTGGATTGCTGACTGTGCAGACCTTCAAGATTTGGGCGGAGATGCCAATCAGCATAAATTTCAATGTACGCCCAGCAATACTGCCGGAATCAAAAACGGCGTGGTTAAAGACCAACCTGAAGGTACGGAACTGCTTAAATTTACAATAAATGTACAGGATGAGTATATACCGCCTGTTAATAATGAACCAGTGGTAAATTCTGTAACACCCACCAACGCAAAATATCAAGAACTTACAACTTTTACTGTTACAGGCTCAAATCTTCCTGAAACAACATCATATTGGATTGATGACTGTGATAATCTTCAGGATTTGGGCGGAACTTCGGAACAACGCCAGTTTCAATGTACGCCAATCAATAGTACAGGAATAAAAGACGGTGTTGTTAAAGATATGTCCGGTGATGCAGGTAATATACTGGAAAACTTTACCGTAAATGTTCAAGACGAAGTTACTCCGCCTCCCCCCGTAGGTGATACTGTTGTCTATTCCGTAAAACCGGATACAGGAACGCTTGGTGTAAAAACCACATTTACGGTAACGGGTGAAAATCTGCCTGATACAACAGCATTCTGGATTGATGAATGTATTAATCCTACACCATTGAGCGGTGGAACATCCGAAATTCGGAAATTCACCTGCACTCCGGGTTATAAAACCGGCAGCCATGACGGTGAAGTAAAAGATAAACCCCAGGGGACCATCTTATATGATGATTTTTCTGTAAACTTCCTTTTTGGTACACCAAAGGTTGATTCTGTAACTCCCAAAACAGTCAATGCAGGACAACCAACTGTATTTACAGTAGAAGGTTCAAGCCTCCCTGATACAACAGTGATCTGGATTGATGGATGCATGGAGCTTGTTTCATTTGAAGGCGATGCCAACAAACGAACATTCCAATGCACACCAAGCGGCACAGACTCAAAAAACGGTGTGGTCAAAGATAAATCAGGCGGTACAGAACTTTTAAAATTTACCGTGAATGTTCAATAA
- a CDS encoding AbrB/MazE/SpoVT family DNA-binding domain-containing protein, with the protein MLVALDKYGSITLPAPLRQKLGLENEIYLELSLEDDGAIVLYPVNVQRNIRLNQKGLNKLEQARKSGTGQLPEWLTEDMKNAEADTDQQIP; encoded by the coding sequence ATGCTTGTAGCTCTTGATAAATACGGAAGTATCACACTTCCGGCCCCGCTTCGGCAGAAATTGGGGCTTGAAAATGAAATATACCTTGAACTCTCTCTTGAGGATGACGGAGCTATTGTTCTTTATCCGGTCAATGTTCAGCGTAACATACGGTTAAATCAAAAGGGGCTGAACAAACTTGAACAAGCCAGAAAAAGCGGAACCGGGCAACTCCCTGAATGGCTGACTGAGGACATGAAAAATGCCGAAGCTGATACCGACCAGCAAATTCCTTGA
- a CDS encoding putative toxin-antitoxin system toxin component, PIN family, translating to MRVVIDTNVVISAILKDRDPEAVIIFVIKHPDFEWIASAEIIEEYINVLKRPKFKLPLNLIDKWENMFHSFIEVIESGEQIDFPRDQKDAKFLECALASEAEYFITGDRDFEEAGKLVNTIILSVNSFKTLICDKLS from the coding sequence ATGAGAGTTGTCATTGATACAAATGTCGTGATTTCTGCAATTCTGAAAGACCGTGATCCGGAAGCTGTCATTATTTTTGTTATAAAACATCCTGATTTTGAATGGATTGCATCTGCTGAAATCATTGAAGAATATATAAATGTCCTGAAACGCCCAAAGTTTAAATTACCACTTAACCTGATTGATAAATGGGAAAATATGTTTCATTCGTTCATTGAAGTAATTGAAAGCGGTGAACAGATTGATTTCCCAAGAGATCAGAAAGATGCAAAATTTCTGGAATGTGCATTGGCTTCGGAAGCTGAATATTTCATTACAGGGGACAGAGATTTTGAGGAAGCAGGAAAATTGGTAAATACGATCATTTTATCCGTAAACAGCTTTAAAACATTAATTTGCGATAAATTGTCTTGA
- a CDS encoding type II toxin-antitoxin system RelE/ParE family toxin — MITDFFDKGTEDIFNGKNTKQARKKLPVELWRIAHRKFYFLNNAVTLDDLKIPPSNHLEILKGDREGQFSIRINKQYRICFIWTEEGSGKVEITDYH, encoded by the coding sequence ATGATTACTGACTTTTTCGATAAAGGTACAGAAGACATCTTCAATGGTAAAAATACAAAACAGGCCAGGAAAAAGCTGCCTGTGGAGTTATGGCGTATAGCGCATCGCAAATTTTATTTTCTAAATAATGCTGTGACATTGGATGACTTGAAAATTCCACCTTCAAATCATCTTGAAATTTTGAAGGGAGACAGAGAAGGGCAGTTTTCAATAAGAATCAATAAGCAATATCGTATCTGCTTTATCTGGACTGAAGAAGGTTCGGGAAAGGTAGAAATAACAGACTATCATTAA
- a CDS encoding type II toxin-antitoxin system VapC family toxin → MRYFLDTSYLIAITHKRDQYHEHAVKISRSLEKPVRLVTTEAILMEYGNMLSQKHIREKAFNYIQILRNSTDTEIIPISQELFEKGLSSFGKYKDKEWGLVDCISFEVMKEKKILYALTSDEHFEQAGFVMLLKF, encoded by the coding sequence ATGCGTTATTTCCTTGATACTTCCTATCTTATTGCAATTACACATAAAAGAGATCAGTATCACGAACATGCTGTAAAAATCAGCCGCTCTCTTGAGAAACCGGTCAGACTGGTAACCACTGAAGCGATTTTAATGGAATACGGAAATATGCTTTCACAAAAACATATTCGTGAAAAAGCATTCAACTACATCCAGATATTACGCAATTCAACAGACACAGAAATCATTCCGATATCACAGGAACTTTTTGAAAAAGGACTGAGCAGTTTTGGCAAATACAAGGATAAAGAATGGGGACTGGTGGATTGCATATCTTTTGAAGTAATGAAAGAGAAAAAAATTTTATACGCTTTGACATCAGACGAACATTTTGAACAGGCCGGATTTGTAATGCTGCTGAAATTCTGA
- a CDS encoding right-handed parallel beta-helix repeat-containing protein yields the protein MQNKKNLIITSFVLSIILMINIPANAAVDTCIGNNFEQQAPVPDVQLPTVTIESMTSVNEGETIILTANATVDTQNNGIASFFWCVQGATLEPEPASPDYRTVRFTAPFLSSAGNGKARVAVQVGDDLGYVDIAVIIIDITPNPNDTDKDGLPDDWEMQYFGSLSQDGTGDFDGDGYSDLEEYENSTDPADPNDTPVTQITCTFSVPSAYPTIQEAINAAFTAGGGQVCVSKGTYVENITIKQGVWLTSTSKDPADTIIDGNGIHDVVVIHGSDTGGIMGFTIQNSQPNGNFAGIKCEGNETLTIANCIIKNNNHGINFGGNSKPLIVNNVITDNTGDGIHSNGNAPGMIYNNIIVNNCGKGISYNGQFTLSVGYNNIWGNDGKKNCNVNLDDDSSINDDSDSDDNSKDDVSEDDASKDDDSSSDDNSKDDVSREDNDDDSEDDISEDKNKNDKEDRSARAKPENTGSGKDSLPGIDNISADPLFAAPDTGNYHLNPGSPCIDTGKPEYTDKDNSRSDMGVYGGTWENLISPDPAVVESSSLAVSLDFGEADLAVYDNEDRECSRETCRIPGAAFKHENGKQTVTLPQVSSGTYRSVIKGRNDSTCALTVSVFKNGKEISSETREIKVNKHKVKKAELPLLFPGQQPDFIFCQEDTPRKPDGTLLEQDLTGDNQVNIIDIMKIAPRWGAKKGDLNYDEFYDFNENGEIDINDIVKIAGGWFTGE from the coding sequence ATGCAAAATAAAAAAAACCTGATAATAACATCATTTGTTTTAAGCATCATCCTGATGATAAATATCCCGGCAAATGCCGCTGTTGATACCTGTATTGGAAACAACTTTGAACAACAGGCTCCTGTGCCGGATGTTCAACTGCCCACAGTAACTATTGAAAGTATGACATCGGTAAATGAAGGTGAAACCATAATACTCACCGCCAATGCAACAGTGGACACCCAAAATAATGGCATTGCATCTTTTTTCTGGTGCGTTCAGGGAGCGACCCTTGAACCTGAGCCGGCTTCACCGGATTACAGAACTGTCAGATTTACAGCACCGTTTCTTTCATCAGCAGGTAATGGAAAAGCAAGAGTAGCAGTTCAAGTGGGAGATGATTTGGGGTATGTGGATATTGCTGTTATCATAATTGATATTACACCAAATCCAAATGACACAGATAAAGACGGATTGCCGGATGATTGGGAAATGCAGTATTTTGGCAGCCTGTCTCAAGATGGAACAGGTGATTTTGACGGAGACGGATATTCTGACCTTGAAGAATATGAAAATAGCACTGACCCGGCTGATCCAAATGATACACCTGTAACTCAAATTACATGCACATTCAGCGTACCTTCTGCATACCCAACAATCCAGGAAGCCATAAACGCCGCATTCACAGCCGGAGGCGGACAAGTCTGCGTGAGCAAAGGAACCTACGTTGAAAACATAACCATAAAACAAGGCGTATGGCTGACCTCCACAAGCAAAGACCCTGCCGACACCATAATTGACGGAAACGGTATTCATGACGTGGTAGTCATTCACGGCTCAGACACAGGCGGCATAATGGGCTTTACCATACAAAACAGCCAGCCAAACGGTAATTTTGCAGGCATAAAATGCGAAGGAAACGAAACCCTGACCATTGCCAACTGCATTATCAAAAACAACAATCACGGCATAAATTTCGGGGGCAATTCAAAACCCCTGATTGTAAACAACGTGATAACAGACAACACAGGAGACGGCATTCACAGCAATGGAAATGCACCGGGCATGATTTACAACAACATTATTGTTAATAATTGCGGAAAGGGCATTTCTTACAACGGGCAGTTTACCCTGAGTGTTGGATATAATAACATATGGGGAAATGACGGAAAGAAAAACTGTAATGTCAATCTTGATGATGATTCATCAATAAATGATGACAGCGATTCTGATGATAATTCCAAAGACGATGTATCTGAAGATGATGCATCAAAGGATGACGACAGCAGTTCTGATGATAATTCCAAAGACGATGTTTCCAGGGAAGACAATGACGATGACTCTGAGGATGACATATCAGAGGATAAAAATAAAAATGACAAAGAAGACAGAAGTGCCAGAGCCAAACCGGAAAATACCGGCAGCGGTAAAGACAGCCTCCCCGGGATTGACAACATTTCCGCAGACCCGCTCTTTGCAGCCCCGGATACAGGAAATTACCACCTGAACCCAGGCTCACCCTGCATTGATACTGGAAAACCGGAATACACGGACAAAGACAATTCCAGATCAGACATGGGCGTTTACGGCGGCACATGGGAAAACCTGATAAGCCCTGATCCCGCAGTTGTGGAAAGCTCATCCCTGGCTGTAAGCCTTGACTTTGGCGAAGCCGACCTTGCAGTTTATGATAATGAAGACAGGGAATGCAGCAGGGAAACATGCAGAATACCTGGTGCAGCCTTTAAGCATGAAAACGGGAAACAGACAGTTACCCTGCCTCAAGTCAGTTCCGGGACATACCGCTCTGTCATAAAAGGCAGAAATGACAGCACCTGCGCCCTTACTGTAAGCGTGTTTAAAAACGGTAAGGAAATATCGTCAGAAACAAGGGAAATAAAGGTAAATAAACACAAGGTTAAAAAAGCAGAACTGCCCCTGCTCTTCCCGGGACAGCAGCCTGATTTTATATTCTGCCAGGAAGACACGCCCAGAAAACCGGACGGCACGCTCCTGGAGCAGGACCTTACAGGCGACAACCAGGTAAACATCATAGACATAATGAAGATTGCGCCCAGATGGGGAGCAAAAAAAGGCGATCTGAATTATGATGAATTCTATGATTTTAATGAAAACGGCGAGATTGACATTAACGACATTGTGAAAATTGCCGGGGGGTGGTTTACAGGGGAATAG
- a CDS encoding HigA family addiction module antitoxin, which yields MRLPTDRPPVHPGEILSEEFIKPFGMTVSETASRIGKKPDIILQIIKGEKNIDADMALRLSKLFSTSPELWLNGQMNWDMWHILYGNNAAEIEVIEPIMI from the coding sequence ATGAGACTTCCCACAGACCGTCCACCGGTACATCCTGGTGAAATTCTTTCAGAAGAATTTATCAAACCTTTTGGTATGACAGTTTCTGAAACAGCCTCAAGAATCGGCAAAAAGCCGGATATTATTTTGCAGATTATCAAGGGGGAAAAAAATATTGATGCAGATATGGCTCTGAGACTTTCAAAACTATTTTCCACATCACCGGAACTCTGGCTGAATGGTCAGATGAACTGGGATATGTGGCATATTCTGTATGGAAATAATGCTGCTGAAATCGAAGTAATTGAGCCGATAATGATCTAA
- a CDS encoding antitoxin family protein, with amino-acid sequence MMTLTIEAVYDGKVFLPVSPLSLRPDTRVRISVTPHNTKSESFLDTARSLQLDGPPDWSEKLDEYLYGGQQLDND; translated from the coding sequence ATGATGACATTAACCATTGAAGCCGTATATGACGGAAAAGTCTTTCTGCCTGTTAGCCCGCTTTCCCTGAGACCCGATACCCGTGTCAGGATTTCCGTGACACCACATAACACAAAATCAGAATCCTTTCTGGATACAGCAAGATCATTACAACTTGATGGCCCCCCTGACTGGTCTGAAAAACTGGATGAATACCTTTATGGGGGTCAACAGCTTGACAATGACTGA
- a CDS encoding type II toxin-antitoxin system VapC family toxin, producing the protein MTEIFLDTSYVIALSSVKDHFHQKALETAEKIQAEKSKLITTRAVMLEIGNALSGFKHRTAAVKLLNALESDPDVGIVSLTESLYSQGFSLFCKRQNKNWGLVDCISFVVMQERKIFYALTADEHFQQAGFRAMLRD; encoded by the coding sequence ATGACTGAAATATTCCTTGATACCTCATATGTCATTGCATTATCGTCTGTAAAAGATCATTTTCATCAAAAAGCTCTTGAAACAGCAGAAAAGATACAGGCTGAAAAATCAAAACTGATTACAACCAGGGCGGTCATGCTGGAAATAGGGAATGCCCTGTCAGGATTCAAACACAGAACCGCAGCCGTAAAACTGCTGAACGCTTTGGAATCAGACCCAGATGTGGGTATAGTTTCTTTAACAGAATCACTTTACTCTCAGGGTTTTTCCCTTTTTTGCAAAAGGCAGAATAAAAACTGGGGCCTGGTTGACTGCATTTCATTTGTAGTAATGCAGGAACGAAAAATCTTTTATGCCCTGACAGCAGACGAGCATTTTCAACAGGCCGGATTCAGAGCAATGCTCCGGGATTGA